In Zhaonella formicivorans, one DNA window encodes the following:
- a CDS encoding aldehyde ferredoxin oxidoreductase, translated as MATYGGWAGKVLRVDLGTGKITAENTIEKYKDFLGGGTGIGYKVMWDEVPAGTKAWDPENRIIFSCGPLAGTGAPANGRTAITSLWPLHKKELVGTGHMGGHFAAELKFAGWDAIIVQGKAARPVWISIEDEKVEIKDASHLWGNGIYRTTAEICAELGSSAQVAAIGQAGENLVRMSNIMTGNSHSAGGLGSVMGSKNLKAIGVKGSKSVKIAADKNEWKKLNDYILSLAGANNQWVVPKTPQPWAEYSDKGSRWTASKGVYWGAADPPVETGTCDPHDKHSIAYRTHKGIFDFGDIGEKYTVRMDGCHSCPIRCHIVLNVPSAERYGVSGYATNTCIGWWGRGILKTKRNTIEDLEAAVVGKHMTDDLGLWCNYGLIGRTLHYLYEKGVFKSVLSETEYNSIPWDKYLKNDPEFIIDFCRRVAFKKGEFGIAMGEGIDRLIERWKLDPEEISKDHYLVYFSNGFPKHHASENGGQVGMLINTQYNRDSQCHSHSNFLSSGLPLEINKKLGAEIFGSPDAIDANGNYTPMNPYKAKFAKWALIRKELHDSLPLCNWMFPWIASPLKERGYKGDTSIEAQLYSAVTGDKKTEAELDLIGERIFNLHRALTIRGMGTKEMRKEHDYFPEWAFHDENGKKPFEPGTNVMDRDDMEKALDLFYAELGWDKDTGAPTKETLEKLGLKEVAAELGAKGLLP; from the coding sequence ATGGCTACTTACGGAGGATGGGCCGGCAAGGTTTTACGTGTAGATTTAGGTACCGGTAAAATTACCGCGGAAAATACCATTGAAAAATACAAGGATTTTTTAGGTGGGGGAACGGGTATAGGATATAAAGTAATGTGGGATGAAGTACCGGCGGGAACTAAAGCTTGGGACCCGGAAAACAGAATTATTTTCAGCTGTGGACCGTTAGCCGGAACAGGAGCACCTGCAAATGGCCGCACTGCCATTACATCATTGTGGCCCTTACATAAAAAAGAGCTGGTCGGCACTGGCCATATGGGCGGGCATTTTGCAGCGGAATTAAAATTTGCCGGTTGGGATGCCATAATTGTGCAAGGTAAAGCGGCCAGGCCGGTTTGGATTAGTATTGAGGATGAAAAAGTAGAAATTAAAGATGCAAGCCATTTGTGGGGTAACGGCATTTACAGGACTACTGCTGAAATCTGCGCCGAACTCGGTTCTTCTGCCCAGGTAGCGGCAATCGGGCAAGCGGGAGAAAACCTGGTGCGCATGTCCAACATTATGACAGGAAATTCCCACTCTGCGGGAGGACTGGGCAGCGTGATGGGCTCAAAGAATCTCAAGGCTATCGGGGTTAAAGGCTCAAAATCTGTAAAAATTGCTGCTGACAAAAACGAATGGAAAAAATTAAATGATTATATTCTTTCACTGGCAGGGGCCAATAACCAGTGGGTAGTTCCCAAAACGCCGCAACCCTGGGCAGAGTATTCTGACAAAGGCAGCCGCTGGACTGCCAGCAAAGGGGTATACTGGGGTGCCGCAGATCCCCCGGTGGAAACAGGAACATGCGATCCCCACGATAAACATAGCATCGCTTACAGGACTCATAAAGGCATTTTTGACTTCGGCGACATTGGGGAAAAATATACGGTTCGAATGGATGGCTGCCATTCTTGCCCCATTCGCTGCCACATTGTTCTAAATGTTCCCTCTGCAGAGCGCTATGGGGTTTCGGGTTATGCTACCAATACCTGCATCGGCTGGTGGGGCAGAGGCATTTTAAAAACCAAGAGGAATACCATTGAAGACTTGGAAGCTGCGGTAGTCGGCAAACACATGACCGACGATTTGGGCTTGTGGTGTAATTATGGTTTGATAGGAAGAACACTTCATTACTTATATGAAAAAGGCGTTTTTAAGTCGGTTTTAAGTGAAACAGAATACAATAGCATTCCTTGGGATAAATATTTAAAAAATGATCCTGAATTTATTATTGATTTCTGCCGCCGGGTGGCTTTTAAAAAAGGTGAATTTGGTATCGCAATGGGCGAAGGAATTGACAGGCTGATCGAAAGATGGAAGTTGGACCCAGAGGAGATTTCTAAGGACCATTACCTTGTTTACTTCTCCAACGGTTTCCCAAAGCACCATGCCAGTGAAAACGGTGGACAAGTGGGAATGTTAATCAATACGCAATACAACCGCGATTCCCAGTGCCATTCTCACTCCAACTTCCTCTCAAGCGGGCTGCCGCTGGAAATTAACAAAAAGCTCGGGGCTGAAATTTTTGGTTCTCCTGATGCCATCGACGCTAATGGCAATTATACTCCCATGAACCCGTATAAGGCCAAATTCGCCAAATGGGCGCTGATTAGAAAAGAACTCCATGATAGTTTGCCGCTTTGCAACTGGATGTTCCCGTGGATAGCCTCGCCGCTGAAAGAAAGAGGGTATAAGGGTGATACATCCATAGAGGCTCAATTATATTCTGCAGTTACCGGTGATAAGAAAACCGAAGCGGAATTGGATCTAATAGGGGAAAGGATTTTTAACCTCCACCGGGCTCTGACCATTCGCGGCATGGGCACCAAGGAAATGAGAAAAGAACATGACTATTTCCCGGAATGGGCATTCCACGATGAAAATGGGAAGAAACCCTTTGAACCGGGTACCAATGTCATGGACAGGGATGACATGGAAAAGGCATTAGACTTATTCTATGCCGAACTCGGCTGGGATAAGGATACTGGCGCTCCGACCAAAGAGACTTTGGAAAAATTGGGCTTAAAAGAAGTTGCCGCTGAATTGGGAGCAAAAGGCTTGTTACCATAG
- the fdhD gene encoding formate dehydrogenase accessory sulfurtransferase FdhD gives MTEKTSEAVSFNLKRTEIVRWDKCGSVSKDEIYLSVEEPLAIDLNGKKVAVLMRLPGSEKELAVGFCVSEGLVESFDDILLVHHCGSFKTLHPAAVSDALESRNVVRVITAKTSISRSDDLTMLLVRSGCGRNNIAETGVELPFCSSKLRITAQTLAKMSILLCNQQKVKRLSGGLHSAVLFDRLAQVVAGYEDVGRHNAMDKAIGHAMLHNIRLDDKILFTTGRTSYEMVTKAARVGIPVLVSLSSPTSLSVEYAQNCGITLVGYVRQSKMIVYSCPERIDFATIDHKDYEERHSLAN, from the coding sequence GTGACAGAAAAAACTAGCGAAGCAGTATCTTTTAACCTGAAAAGGACTGAAATTGTCCGCTGGGATAAGTGCGGCTCTGTTTCAAAAGATGAAATTTACCTTTCCGTCGAAGAGCCCTTGGCCATAGATTTGAATGGCAAAAAAGTGGCTGTTCTGATGCGCCTGCCGGGTTCGGAGAAAGAGTTAGCTGTGGGCTTTTGTGTGTCGGAAGGGTTGGTTGAAAGCTTTGATGACATTCTGTTGGTCCATCATTGCGGCAGCTTCAAAACTCTTCACCCGGCAGCGGTTTCTGATGCCTTGGAATCAAGGAATGTAGTACGGGTTATAACCGCCAAAACCTCTATTTCCCGTAGCGATGATCTTACAATGCTGTTAGTGCGTTCTGGCTGCGGTAGGAACAACATAGCCGAGACGGGTGTGGAACTGCCTTTCTGTAGCAGCAAGCTCAGAATCACAGCTCAGACCTTGGCAAAGATGAGTATTTTGCTGTGCAATCAGCAAAAAGTGAAGCGTCTGAGCGGGGGACTGCATTCAGCGGTTCTATTTGATAGGCTGGCCCAAGTAGTAGCAGGTTATGAAGATGTTGGCCGGCATAACGCCATGGATAAAGCCATTGGGCATGCCATGCTGCATAACATTCGTCTGGATGATAAGATCTTGTTCACAACAGGAAGGACCAGTTACGAAATGGTAACCAAAGCAGCCAGGGTTGGGATACCGGTATTGGTATCCCTCTCTTCCCCCACGTCTCTTTCTGTAGAATATGCCCAAAACTGCGGAATAACACTGGTGGGGTATGTAAGACAAAGCAAAATGATAGTCTATTCTTGTCCGGAACGCATAGATTTTGCCACAATTGACCACAAGGATTACGAGGAACGGCATAGTTTGGCCAATTAA
- a CDS encoding AbrB/MazE/SpoVT family DNA-binding domain-containing protein — protein sequence MKSTGIVRKVDELGRVVIPIELRRTLGIDEKDALEIYVDHEKIILKKYEPACVFCGNAEDVHNFKGKNVCRQCAEAMASEAV from the coding sequence ATTAAATCTACAGGTATCGTGCGTAAAGTTGACGAACTTGGCAGGGTTGTTATTCCTATCGAGTTACGCCGCACTCTGGGAATAGATGAAAAAGACGCTTTGGAAATCTACGTAGACCACGAAAAGATTATTTTGAAAAAATATGAACCTGCTTGCGTCTTTTGCGGCAATGCGGAAGATGTACATAATTTCAAAGGCAAAAATGTCTGCCGTCAATGCGCTGAAGCCATGGCTTCAGAAGCTGTTTAG
- the metG gene encoding methionine--tRNA ligase, with protein MDNRTFYVTTPIYYPSDKLHIGHALTTTMADTLARYKRMRGYDVFFLTGSDEHGQKIERKAKEAGVTPLAYVDKIVATFQHLWKKLDISNDDFIRTSEERHKKVVQALFKKIYDQGDIYKSEYEGWYCTPCETFWTDRQLVEGNCPDCGRPVELVKEESYFFRMSKYADRLLQYIEDHPEFIQPVTRRNEMVSFIKQGLEDLCISRTTFDWGIPVPIDEKHVIYVWFDALTNYISALGYGSGDPKFEKYWPSAVHLVGKDIMRFHTIIWPIILIAAGIEPPVTVFGHGWLLVDGGKMSKSKGNVVDPLVLIDKYGTDAIRYFLLREMPYGADGYYSEDALILRTNTDLANDYGNLLSRTTSMLNKFCQGQIPAPGEEEPLDQELKNIAKGLPEEVDQALGRFEFSAALGAIWKLVSKANKYIEETAPWALAKDPSQTGRLGTVMYNLVEAIRISTVLLSPFMPNTPAKVWAQLGLTEHLDVQNWDSILSWGKTPVGVKINRGEPIFPRIEEEKENIAAPAEEKKVTAENKNQAQAEDKEAVNLIEIEDFAKVDLRVAEVIAAKKVEKADKLLELRVRLGEEERTVVAGIALHYAPEELVGKKIILVANLRPAKLRGITSQGMILAASQDGKLGVLTLDRDIPSGAKVK; from the coding sequence ATGGATAACAGGACTTTTTATGTTACCACCCCTATTTATTATCCCAGTGATAAATTACATATTGGACATGCTCTGACCACAACCATGGCGGATACACTGGCCCGGTATAAAAGGATGCGTGGCTACGACGTATTTTTCCTGACGGGTTCCGATGAACACGGTCAGAAAATTGAACGTAAAGCCAAGGAGGCAGGCGTCACCCCACTGGCTTATGTGGATAAAATTGTGGCTACCTTTCAGCATCTTTGGAAGAAGCTGGATATTTCCAATGATGATTTTATCCGCACCTCTGAGGAACGGCATAAAAAAGTGGTGCAGGCCCTCTTCAAAAAGATTTATGACCAGGGCGATATCTATAAATCGGAGTATGAGGGATGGTACTGCACTCCTTGTGAGACCTTTTGGACCGACCGGCAGCTGGTGGAAGGAAATTGCCCCGACTGCGGCAGGCCAGTTGAGCTAGTAAAAGAAGAGAGTTATTTCTTTCGCATGAGCAAATATGCGGACCGGCTTTTACAATACATTGAGGACCACCCTGAGTTTATTCAACCGGTCACCAGAAGAAATGAGATGGTGAGTTTTATCAAGCAGGGGCTGGAGGACCTCTGTATTTCCCGGACTACTTTTGACTGGGGCATTCCCGTGCCTATTGATGAAAAACATGTGATTTATGTCTGGTTTGATGCTTTGACGAACTATATTTCCGCTTTGGGTTACGGCAGCGGTGACCCTAAATTTGAAAAATACTGGCCCAGTGCAGTGCACCTGGTGGGCAAGGACATTATGCGTTTTCACACCATTATTTGGCCAATCATTTTGATAGCTGCAGGGATTGAACCGCCTGTCACTGTTTTTGGCCACGGCTGGCTTTTGGTGGACGGGGGTAAGATGTCCAAATCCAAAGGCAACGTAGTAGACCCCTTGGTACTGATTGACAAATACGGCACCGACGCTATCCGCTATTTCCTGCTGAGAGAAATGCCCTACGGCGCTGACGGTTACTATTCCGAGGATGCATTGATTTTACGCACCAATACCGATCTGGCAAATGACTATGGCAACCTGCTCAGCCGTACCACTTCCATGCTGAACAAGTTCTGCCAGGGGCAGATTCCTGCTCCCGGAGAGGAAGAACCGCTGGATCAGGAGTTAAAAAACATCGCCAAAGGACTGCCGGAAGAAGTAGATCAGGCTTTAGGCAGATTTGAGTTCAGCGCTGCCCTGGGGGCTATTTGGAAGCTTGTCAGTAAAGCTAACAAGTACATCGAAGAAACGGCTCCCTGGGCTTTAGCTAAAGACCCCTCTCAAACGGGGCGGCTGGGTACGGTCATGTACAACCTGGTGGAGGCAATCCGCATTAGCACCGTTTTGCTTTCTCCTTTTATGCCCAACACTCCGGCTAAAGTCTGGGCCCAGCTGGGCTTAACGGAGCACCTGGATGTCCAGAACTGGGACAGCATTTTAAGCTGGGGCAAGACGCCGGTTGGGGTGAAAATCAACCGGGGTGAGCCTATTTTTCCGCGGATTGAGGAAGAAAAAGAAAATATAGCTGCACCGGCGGAGGAGAAAAAAGTGACAGCAGAGAACAAGAATCAGGCGCAAGCCGAGGATAAAGAAGCAGTAAATCTAATAGAGATCGAAGATTTTGCCAAAGTGGATTTGCGGGTAGCCGAAGTTATAGCAGCAAAAAAAGTGGAAAAAGCCGACAAGCTGCTCGAGCTGAGGGTCCGATTGGGAGAGGAAGAGCGGACGGTGGTGGCCGGCATTGCGTTACATTATGCCCCTGAAGAGTTGGTTGGCAAAAAGATCATTCTGGTGGCCAACTTAAGACCCGCCAAGCTCCGGGGCATAACTTCCCAGGGGATGATTTTGGCTGCTTCCCAGGATGGCAAGCTAGGAGTCTTGACCTTGGACAGGGATATTCCGAGCGGGGCCAAGGTGAAGTAG